A genomic window from Streptomyces sp. 846.5 includes:
- a CDS encoding extracellular solute-binding protein has translation METSRRSLRPTARTATRTALALSAALALSLTAACSSSSGSKAANPAGGQTSAADALSTPTTLTFWTWVPSIQTTVDAFEKKYPNIKVNVVNAGQSAAEYTKLQTAIKAGSGGPDVAQIEYFALPQFALSKQVVDLTAYGAASLKSGYTASAWNQVALQGGIYGYPQDTGPLTMFYRTDIFKKLGLTPPTTWDEFATDAAKIHAADPTHYITSIDPGDAGGVDSLIWQAGGKPYQTTGSTSVTVNLKDTGSAKFAALWTSLLSKKLVDPTPGWTTDWWKSMGSGKYAMWIAGAWAPGSLETTIAATKGEWAAAPVPQWTAGAGASAENGGSSDAVVSTSTHKAAAAAFAAWLNSSTDGAASLNSIGLFPATTALLDSPTFLDQTFPFFNGQKANQVFADSSKAVTAGWQYLPYQVYANSIFKDSVGQAIANGSDLTGALGTWQSAISQYGTQQGFTVANG, from the coding sequence ATGGAAACCTCGCGCAGATCCCTCCGCCCCACCGCCCGTACGGCGACCCGTACCGCACTGGCGCTGTCCGCCGCGCTGGCCCTCTCGCTCACCGCCGCCTGCAGCAGCTCCTCCGGCAGCAAGGCCGCCAACCCGGCCGGGGGGCAGACCTCTGCCGCCGACGCGCTGAGCACGCCGACCACGCTGACCTTCTGGACCTGGGTGCCGAGCATCCAGACGACCGTGGACGCGTTCGAGAAGAAGTACCCGAACATCAAGGTGAACGTGGTCAACGCGGGCCAGTCCGCAGCCGAGTACACCAAGCTGCAGACCGCGATCAAGGCCGGCAGCGGCGGCCCGGACGTCGCCCAGATCGAGTACTTCGCGCTGCCGCAGTTCGCGCTGTCCAAGCAGGTCGTCGACCTGACCGCGTACGGCGCGGCCTCGCTGAAGTCCGGCTACACCGCCTCGGCCTGGAACCAGGTCGCGCTGCAGGGCGGCATCTACGGCTACCCGCAGGACACCGGCCCGCTGACGATGTTCTACCGCACCGACATCTTCAAGAAGCTGGGCCTGACGCCCCCCACCACCTGGGACGAGTTCGCGACGGACGCCGCGAAGATCCACGCCGCCGACCCGACCCACTACATCACCTCGATCGACCCCGGTGACGCCGGCGGCGTCGACAGCCTGATCTGGCAGGCCGGCGGCAAGCCCTACCAGACCACCGGCTCCACCTCGGTCACGGTCAACCTCAAGGACACCGGCTCCGCCAAGTTCGCGGCGCTGTGGACCTCGCTGCTGTCCAAGAAGCTGGTCGACCCGACCCCCGGCTGGACCACCGACTGGTGGAAGAGCATGGGCAGCGGCAAGTACGCGATGTGGATCGCCGGCGCCTGGGCCCCGGGATCGCTGGAGACCACCATCGCCGCCACCAAGGGCGAGTGGGCCGCCGCGCCGGTGCCGCAGTGGACCGCGGGCGCCGGCGCCTCGGCCGAGAACGGTGGCTCCTCCGACGCGGTGGTCTCCACCAGCACCCACAAGGCCGCCGCCGCGGCCTTCGCCGCCTGGCTCAACTCCAGCACCGACGGCGCCGCCTCGCTCAACAGCATCGGGCTGTTCCCGGCCACCACGGCGCTGCTCGACAGCCCCACCTTCCTGGACCAGACCTTCCCCTTCTTCAACGGACAGAAGGCCAACCAGGTCTTCGCCGACTCCTCGAAGGCCGTCACCGCGGGCTGGCAGTACCTGCCCTACCAGGTCTACGCCAACTCGATCTTCAAGGACAGCGTCGGCCAGGCCATCGCCAACGGCAGCGACCTGACCGGCGCGCTGGGCACCTGGCAGTCCGCCATCTCGCAGTACGGCACCCAGCAGGGCTTCACCGTCGCCAACGGCTGA
- a CDS encoding NAD(P)/FAD-dependent oxidoreductase, with amino-acid sequence MTSPIRTVLVIGGGIAGPIAAMALQQAGIEATVYEAFATTAAGQGGGMTIAPNGQDALDAIGVGELIRPLGVPMTGIVMQDWAGRRLAEFGNPPGVPPMQLIWRTELYSALYAETERRGIRIEHDRRLVDAVETADGITAHFADGTQATGDILIGADGIRSTVRTLIDPDAPGPSYAGLISFGARVTGVTTPSTRSKMNMSFGKQAFVGYQVLDDGSGVWFVNLPHPVAMSATEAQKTPSEEWLELLSSKFADDRTPARELIGRTAPEDLIVVGSMENMPPRVPVWSRGRMVLVGDSAHAPSSSSGQGASLSIESAVELARCLRDLPYQEAFAAYERLRRPRVERVIKETTHKNSAKAAGPVGRVVFALLMRIFGKLAKPEKMAWVFDHRIDWDAPVN; translated from the coding sequence ATGACCTCCCCCATCCGCACCGTCCTGGTCATCGGCGGCGGCATCGCCGGCCCGATCGCCGCCATGGCTCTGCAGCAGGCCGGTATCGAGGCCACCGTGTACGAGGCCTTCGCCACCACCGCGGCCGGCCAGGGCGGCGGCATGACCATCGCCCCCAACGGACAGGACGCCCTGGACGCCATCGGCGTCGGCGAGCTGATCCGGCCGCTCGGCGTGCCGATGACCGGCATCGTCATGCAGGACTGGGCGGGCCGGCGGCTCGCCGAGTTCGGCAACCCACCCGGCGTCCCGCCGATGCAACTCATCTGGCGCACCGAGCTCTACAGCGCGCTGTACGCGGAGACCGAGCGCCGAGGCATCCGCATCGAGCACGACAGACGCCTGGTCGACGCGGTGGAGACGGCCGACGGCATCACCGCGCACTTCGCCGACGGGACGCAGGCCACCGGGGACATCCTGATCGGTGCGGACGGCATCCGCTCCACGGTGCGCACCCTGATCGACCCGGACGCCCCCGGACCCTCCTACGCCGGCCTGATCAGCTTCGGCGCCCGGGTCACCGGGGTCACCACCCCGTCCACCCGTTCCAAGATGAACATGAGCTTCGGCAAGCAGGCCTTCGTCGGCTACCAGGTCCTCGACGACGGCTCGGGCGTCTGGTTCGTCAATCTGCCACACCCGGTGGCCATGTCGGCGACCGAGGCGCAGAAGACCCCGTCCGAGGAGTGGCTGGAGCTGCTGAGTTCGAAGTTCGCCGACGACCGCACCCCCGCGCGGGAGTTGATCGGCCGGACCGCCCCGGAGGACCTGATCGTGGTCGGCTCCATGGAGAACATGCCGCCACGGGTGCCGGTCTGGAGCCGGGGCCGGATGGTGCTGGTCGGCGACTCGGCCCACGCGCCCTCGTCCAGCTCCGGGCAGGGCGCCTCGCTGTCCATCGAGAGCGCCGTCGAACTGGCCCGCTGCCTGCGCGACCTCCCCTACCAGGAGGCCTTCGCCGCCTATGAGCGGCTGCGCCGGCCCCGGGTCGAGCGGGTCATCAAGGAGACCACGCACAAGAACAGCGCCAAGGCCGCAGGCCCGGTGGGACGCGTGGTCTTCGCCCTGCTGATGCGGATCTTCGGCAAGCTGGCGAAGCCCGAGAAGATGGCCTGGGTGTTCGACCACCGGATCGACTGGGACGCCCCGGTCAACTGA
- a CDS encoding AraC family transcriptional regulator, giving the protein MTAMRNEERAHYWTHPALPEVDLLDARYVRHTFGKHTHDTYVIAAITSGVELFHCRGSLERAVAGSLALVDPDTLHTGHAADPGGWSYQVLYPSVASMAAVAADLGATSGTLGFDSAVAVDPELTRLVQQVHLAADQNQVLAASTLLRLALARVVRTHVRGRSPDRQPAADGVRAARSARDLLVVQLADPPTLDELAAAVGARPFPLLRAFRSVYGLPPHAWLTQHRVGTARRLLDAGTAPADAAVTVGFVDQAHLTRHFRRIVGVPPGAYQRARRNVQALTP; this is encoded by the coding sequence ATGACGGCGATGCGGAACGAGGAGCGGGCGCACTACTGGACCCACCCGGCGCTGCCCGAGGTCGACCTGCTCGACGCCCGGTACGTCCGGCACACCTTCGGCAAGCACACCCATGACACCTATGTGATCGCCGCGATCACCTCCGGGGTGGAGCTGTTCCACTGCCGGGGGAGCCTGGAGCGCGCCGTCGCGGGCAGCCTCGCCCTGGTCGACCCGGACACCCTGCACACCGGGCATGCGGCCGATCCCGGCGGCTGGAGCTACCAGGTGCTCTACCCGAGCGTGGCCTCGATGGCCGCGGTCGCCGCCGACCTGGGCGCCACCAGCGGGACCCTGGGCTTCGACAGCGCGGTCGCGGTGGACCCGGAGCTGACCCGGCTGGTCCAGCAGGTGCACCTGGCCGCCGACCAGAACCAGGTCCTCGCCGCGAGCACGCTGCTGCGACTCGCCCTGGCCCGGGTGGTCCGCACGCATGTCCGGGGCCGCAGCCCGGACCGGCAGCCCGCCGCCGACGGTGTACGGGCCGCCCGCAGCGCCCGCGACCTGCTGGTGGTCCAGCTCGCCGACCCGCCCACCCTGGACGAGCTGGCCGCCGCCGTCGGCGCCCGCCCCTTCCCGCTGCTGCGGGCCTTCCGCAGCGTGTACGGGCTGCCGCCGCACGCCTGGCTGACCCAGCACCGGGTCGGCACCGCCCGCCGACTGCTGGACGCCGGGACCGCGCCCGCCGACGCCGCCGTCACCGTCGGCTTCGTCGACCAGGCGCACCTCACCCGCCACTTCCGGCGGATCGTCGGCGTGCCGCCCGGGGCCTACCAGCGGGCGCGCAGGAACGTACAAGCCCTGACGCCCTGA
- a CDS encoding LacI family DNA-binding transcriptional regulator encodes MTETYKPPSQADVAALAGVSSQTVSRVANDRSNVDEETRQRVLSAMQVLGYRPNSAARALVTGQFHMIGVISFSLSAHGNSRTLQAISEAAQTAGYSVNLVGPESQTGGAMRKAFSKLTGQGVDGIIMIEAQILDHPDLRLPTGVPVVVADGDPDQRHPSVDNNQAAGAEEATAHLLGLGHRTVWHLAGPQDSYSARRRAAAWFSTLKRAGAPVPAVLYGDWSADSGYLVGRRLAEDKDVTAVFVANDNMALGLIKALREAGREVPRDVSVIGYDDTPESGFFHPPLTTVHQDFEQVGRLCVSLLLDQLAQGHRPGGEVHSMVTPQLVVRESTAPPPAR; translated from the coding sequence GTGACCGAGACCTACAAGCCGCCCTCCCAGGCGGACGTCGCGGCGCTGGCCGGGGTTTCGAGTCAGACCGTGTCCCGGGTCGCCAACGACCGCAGCAACGTGGACGAGGAGACCCGCCAGCGGGTGCTGTCCGCGATGCAGGTGCTCGGCTACCGGCCCAACAGTGCCGCGCGGGCCCTGGTCACCGGCCAGTTCCACATGATCGGCGTGATCAGCTTCAGCCTCAGTGCCCATGGCAACAGCCGTACCCTGCAGGCGATTTCGGAGGCGGCGCAGACCGCCGGCTACTCGGTGAACCTGGTCGGTCCGGAGTCCCAGACCGGGGGAGCGATGCGCAAGGCGTTCTCCAAGCTGACCGGCCAGGGCGTGGACGGCATCATCATGATCGAGGCGCAGATCCTGGACCACCCCGACCTGCGCCTGCCCACCGGGGTCCCGGTGGTGGTCGCCGACGGCGACCCGGACCAGCGCCACCCCTCGGTGGACAACAACCAGGCCGCGGGCGCGGAGGAGGCCACCGCGCATCTGCTCGGCCTGGGCCACCGCACCGTGTGGCACCTGGCCGGACCGCAGGACTCCTACTCGGCGCGGCGCCGCGCGGCCGCCTGGTTCAGCACCCTCAAACGCGCCGGTGCACCGGTCCCGGCCGTGCTGTACGGCGACTGGTCGGCGGACTCCGGCTATCTGGTCGGCCGCAGGCTGGCCGAGGACAAGGACGTCACCGCGGTCTTCGTCGCCAACGACAACATGGCCCTGGGGCTGATCAAGGCGCTGCGCGAGGCCGGCCGGGAGGTCCCCCGCGACGTGAGCGTGATCGGCTACGACGACACGCCGGAGTCGGGCTTCTTCCACCCGCCGCTGACCACCGTGCACCAGGACTTCGAGCAGGTCGGGCGGTTGTGCGTGTCGCTGCTGCTGGATCAGCTCGCCCAGGGCCACCGGCCCGGCGGCGAGGTGCACAGCATGGTCACGCCGCAACTGGTGGTACGCGAGAGCACCGCGCCGCCGCCGGCCCGGTGA
- a CDS encoding AzlC family ABC transporter permease, producing MIAPQRNGPAALAAPLPPSATDRDSAVPDRAVVRDALGVGLAVGASGLAFGVAGAAAHLTVWQTCVLSLLVFTGASQFALTAALAAGAAPLAAIAGALFLGVRNSLYGLRLGPRLELPRMLRPLAAHAVIDETTAVAMVQPDRRSTRIGFGVTAVSLYLTWNLTTLAGALGAGALGEPTRLGLDAAGPAVFLALLGPRLREAGEPRSVALLGAVLALAATLVLPAGIPVLLAVAAVPMAGLWRRARAKEES from the coding sequence ATGATCGCCCCTCAACGCAACGGACCGGCCGCACTGGCGGCCCCCCTGCCACCATCCGCAACGGACCGCGACAGCGCGGTGCCGGACCGCGCGGTCGTCCGCGATGCCCTGGGTGTCGGCCTGGCCGTCGGAGCGTCCGGGCTGGCCTTCGGCGTCGCCGGTGCAGCAGCGCATCTGACGGTCTGGCAGACCTGTGTGCTCAGCCTGCTGGTGTTCACCGGAGCCTCGCAGTTCGCGCTGACCGCGGCGCTGGCGGCCGGGGCCGCCCCGCTCGCCGCCATCGCCGGCGCGCTGTTCCTCGGCGTCCGCAACTCCCTCTACGGCCTGCGCCTCGGCCCCCGGCTGGAGTTGCCCAGGATGCTGCGCCCGCTTGCCGCCCACGCGGTGATCGACGAGACCACCGCGGTCGCCATGGTCCAGCCGGACCGGCGCTCCACCCGGATCGGCTTCGGCGTCACCGCGGTCAGCCTCTATCTGACCTGGAACCTCACCACTCTCGCCGGGGCGCTCGGCGCGGGCGCCCTCGGCGAACCGACCCGCCTCGGCCTGGACGCCGCCGGCCCGGCCGTCTTCCTGGCCCTGCTCGGACCCCGGCTGCGGGAGGCGGGGGAGCCCCGGTCGGTGGCGCTGCTGGGCGCGGTGCTGGCGCTCGCCGCCACCCTCGTCCTGCCGGCGGGGATACCCGTGCTGCTCGCTGTCGCCGCGGTGCCGATGGCGGGGCTGTGGCGCAGGGCCCGCGCGAAGGAGGAGTCGTGA
- a CDS encoding carbohydrate ABC transporter permease produces MTVAMALMLAYTLLPLLWLVMSSTKNSDSLFSSFGLWFGHGFSFFHNVHEVLTYDNGIYVRWLGNTVLYAVVGAGGAAALAALGGYGLAKYEFRGKRAVFGAVIGAITVPTTALAVPTYLLYSKIGIVNTPWAVIIPALASPFGLYLMRVYAMEAVPDSLLEAARIDGASELRTFFTISLRLLAPGFVTVLLFTLVATWNNYFLPLIVLNNPQWFPLTVGLSQWNTQTMGPQTGATLDLYPMVITGSLLAIIPLVVAFLLLQRYWQSGLAAGSVKQ; encoded by the coding sequence CTGACCGTGGCCATGGCGCTGATGCTGGCCTACACCCTGCTGCCGCTGCTGTGGCTGGTGATGAGCAGCACCAAGAACAGCGACTCGCTGTTCTCCAGCTTCGGCCTGTGGTTCGGGCACGGCTTCTCCTTCTTCCACAACGTCCACGAGGTGCTGACCTACGACAACGGCATCTATGTGCGCTGGCTCGGCAACACCGTCCTGTACGCCGTGGTGGGCGCCGGGGGCGCGGCCGCGCTGGCCGCGCTCGGCGGCTACGGGCTGGCCAAGTACGAGTTCCGGGGCAAGCGGGCGGTGTTCGGCGCGGTCATCGGCGCCATCACCGTGCCGACCACGGCACTCGCGGTGCCGACCTATCTGCTGTACAGCAAGATCGGCATCGTCAACACCCCGTGGGCCGTCATCATCCCGGCGCTGGCCAGCCCGTTCGGGCTCTACCTGATGCGTGTCTACGCGATGGAGGCGGTTCCCGACTCGCTGCTGGAGGCCGCCCGGATCGACGGCGCCAGCGAACTGCGCACCTTCTTCACCATCTCGCTGCGGCTGCTGGCCCCCGGCTTTGTCACCGTGCTGCTGTTCACGCTCGTGGCGACCTGGAACAACTACTTCCTTCCGCTGATCGTGCTCAACAACCCCCAGTGGTTCCCGTTGACCGTCGGCCTGAGCCAGTGGAACACCCAGACCATGGGTCCGCAGACCGGCGCCACGCTGGACCTCTACCCGATGGTGATCACCGGCAGCCTGCTGGCGATCATCCCGCTGGTGGTCGCCTTCCTGCTGCTGCAGCGCTACTGGCAGTCGGGACTCGCCGCCGGCAGCGTCAAGCAGTAA
- a CDS encoding PadR family transcriptional regulator has product MDTPMRSSPLALTVLSLLSYKPLHPYGVQRLIKQWGKDQVVNVGQRTGLYRTIDRLLAAGLIAVRETGRDQQYPERTVYEITDEGRATARAWLIEMLRTPKQEFPEFPAALSQLLLLEPAEMLAALDDRRDRLAASLRAMDATAATEAARGLPRITMLESEYLQAVTAAELTWLDGVVDDLRSGRLVWSVEQLMAFAGEAE; this is encoded by the coding sequence ATGGACACCCCCATGCGCAGTTCTCCGCTCGCGCTCACCGTGCTGTCCCTGCTCAGCTACAAGCCGCTGCACCCGTACGGGGTGCAGCGGCTGATCAAGCAGTGGGGCAAGGACCAGGTCGTCAACGTCGGCCAGCGGACCGGGCTCTACCGCACCATCGACCGGCTGCTCGCCGCCGGTCTGATCGCGGTCCGGGAGACCGGCCGGGACCAGCAGTACCCCGAGCGGACCGTCTACGAGATCACCGACGAGGGCCGCGCGACGGCCCGGGCCTGGCTGATCGAGATGCTGCGCACCCCCAAGCAGGAGTTCCCGGAGTTCCCCGCCGCACTGTCGCAGCTGCTGCTGCTGGAACCGGCGGAGATGCTGGCGGCCCTGGACGACCGCCGCGACCGGCTCGCGGCCTCGCTGCGGGCCATGGACGCCACGGCGGCGACCGAGGCCGCGCGCGGTCTGCCCCGGATCACCATGCTGGAGAGCGAGTACCTGCAGGCCGTCACCGCGGCCGAGCTGACCTGGCTGGACGGCGTGGTCGACGACCTCCGCTCGGGCCGGCTGGTCTGGTCGGTCGAGCAGCTGATGGCCTTCGCGGGCGAGGCGGAGTAG
- a CDS encoding sugar ABC transporter permease, with the protein MLFVSPFLLAFAFAIAAPLLYAAYLSLFRQGLVGGNVFVGLDNYRRALSDALLHTGLIRVALFLAVQVPIMLGLALVAALALDSGRLRWSALFRIGIFIPYAVPGVVAALMWGYLYGPRFGLFHQVSTDLGLGLPDLLSHSWMLASIGNVTTWEYTGYNMLILYAALRSVPYELYEAAEVDGAGEIRKAVSIKIPALRQALLLCTIFSIIGSFQLFNEPNVLQALAPGVITTNYTPNMYAFNLAFNGQEFNYSAAIAVVLGGITAVVAYAVQLWTNRQERAL; encoded by the coding sequence ATCCTCTTTGTGAGCCCGTTCCTGCTGGCCTTCGCCTTCGCGATCGCCGCGCCACTGCTGTACGCGGCCTACCTCAGCCTGTTCCGGCAGGGGCTGGTCGGCGGCAATGTGTTCGTGGGGCTGGACAACTACCGCCGCGCCCTCTCGGACGCGCTGCTGCACACCGGGCTGATCCGGGTGGCGCTGTTCCTGGCGGTCCAGGTCCCGATCATGCTGGGTCTCGCCCTGGTCGCCGCGCTGGCGCTGGACAGCGGCCGGCTGCGCTGGTCCGCGCTGTTCCGGATCGGGATCTTCATCCCCTACGCCGTGCCGGGCGTGGTGGCCGCGCTGATGTGGGGCTACCTCTACGGTCCGCGGTTCGGCCTGTTCCACCAGGTCAGCACCGATCTCGGCCTCGGGCTGCCGGACCTGCTCTCGCACTCCTGGATGCTCGCCTCCATCGGCAACGTCACCACCTGGGAGTACACCGGCTACAACATGCTGATCCTGTACGCGGCGCTGCGCTCGGTCCCCTACGAGCTCTACGAGGCCGCGGAGGTGGACGGGGCCGGCGAGATCCGCAAGGCGGTCAGCATCAAGATCCCCGCGCTGCGGCAGGCGCTGCTGCTGTGCACGATCTTCTCGATCATCGGCAGCTTCCAGCTGTTCAACGAGCCCAATGTGCTCCAGGCGCTGGCCCCCGGCGTGATCACCACCAACTACACGCCCAACATGTACGCCTTCAACCTCGCCTTCAACGGCCAGGAGTTCAACTACTCCGCCGCCATCGCCGTGGTCCTGGGCGGTATCACCGCCGTGGTCGCCTACGCCGTCCAGCTCTGGACCAACCGACAGGAGCGCGCGTTGTGA
- a CDS encoding globin domain-containing protein, with the protein MSPLAGELTVYFYAILFARYPAVRELFPVDLDVQRDRLLRGLLRIVDLVDDPENLVRFCTHLGRDHRKFGALTGHYPAVGECLLASLERYAGPAWTPELAGIWTRAYGLVAQVMSQAAEDDALLGPAVWYAEITRHVQRGHGIAEITVRPETPYPYLAGQYASMETPWAPRAWRYYSPAHAPRPDGTLTFHVRAVPGGQVSPALVERATPGDMVRLGPAQGQMTLDPDSSRPLVCVAGGTGLAPIRALVEHAARSGSERDTNVFVGARTATQLYGLDDMLRMAQRHHWLSVRAAVSDERIVGLEGDLPHVLGQFGPWYRHEAYLSGPVDMVTQAADTLLRQGVPQRRIHHDPFDVPALEAALLPKLTAANLVAR; encoded by the coding sequence GTGAGTCCGCTGGCCGGTGAGCTGACGGTCTACTTCTACGCCATCCTCTTCGCCCGCTACCCGGCGGTGCGCGAGCTCTTCCCGGTGGACCTCGATGTGCAGCGCGATCGCCTGCTGCGGGGACTGCTGCGGATCGTGGACCTGGTGGACGACCCGGAGAACCTGGTCCGCTTCTGCACCCATCTGGGCCGGGACCACCGCAAGTTCGGCGCCCTGACCGGGCACTACCCCGCTGTCGGTGAATGCCTGCTCGCCTCGCTGGAGCGCTACGCCGGCCCGGCGTGGACCCCGGAGCTCGCCGGGATCTGGACCCGGGCCTACGGGCTGGTCGCCCAGGTGATGTCCCAGGCGGCCGAGGACGACGCGCTGTTGGGCCCGGCGGTGTGGTACGCGGAGATCACCCGCCATGTGCAGCGCGGCCACGGCATCGCCGAGATCACCGTACGTCCGGAGACCCCCTATCCCTATCTGGCCGGCCAGTACGCCAGCATGGAGACGCCCTGGGCTCCCCGGGCCTGGCGCTACTACTCGCCCGCCCACGCCCCGCGCCCGGACGGGACCCTGACCTTCCATGTACGGGCCGTCCCGGGCGGCCAGGTGAGCCCTGCGCTGGTGGAACGGGCGACGCCGGGCGACATGGTCCGGCTCGGTCCGGCCCAGGGGCAGATGACCCTGGACCCCGACAGCAGCCGCCCGTTGGTCTGCGTGGCGGGCGGGACCGGGCTGGCGCCCATCCGGGCCCTGGTGGAACACGCGGCGCGCAGCGGCTCGGAACGCGACACCAATGTCTTCGTCGGCGCCAGGACCGCGACGCAGCTCTACGGCCTGGACGACATGCTGCGCATGGCGCAGCGCCACCACTGGCTCTCGGTGCGGGCCGCCGTCTCCGACGAGCGCATCGTGGGCCTGGAGGGCGACCTGCCCCATGTCCTGGGTCAGTTCGGCCCGTGGTACCGGCATGAGGCGTATCTCTCCGGCCCGGTCGACATGGTCACCCAGGCCGCCGACACCCTGCTGCGGCAGGGCGTCCCGCAGCGGCGGATCCACCACGACCCCTTCGACGTCCCCGCGTTGGAGGCCGCCCTGCTGCCCAAGCTCACGGCAGCGAACCTCGTCGCCCGCTGA
- a CDS encoding nitric oxide synthase oxygenase — translation MPFPRPRTALARTAPTRSAEHGTLLREAAAFVRLFAEENPDGARPERRIEEITAAVEEFGTYEHTPEELAFGARVAWRNADRCIGRLYWNNLTVRDLRHLEHPDDIAQHCFEHLRSATNGGRIRPVITVFAPDRPGRPAPRLLGEQLVRYADDPRSASRAQLAADLGWKGGGEPFEVLPLLVQAAPDQDPQFYEVPEDAVLEVELTHPQQPGFAGLGLRWYAVPAVCDMNLEIGGITYPAAPFNGWYMGTEIGSRNLGDTDRYDLLPAVADLFGLDSSNERTLWRDRALVELNLAVLHSFQQAGVTIADHHTESARFLTHVEREHARGRGCPVDWSWIVPPLSGSATAVFHRYYDAPDPDLRPAFVHRSTVWPASLG, via the coding sequence TTGCCGTTCCCCCGCCCCCGAACTGCCCTCGCCCGCACCGCCCCCACGCGCAGCGCCGAGCACGGCACCCTGCTGCGGGAGGCCGCGGCCTTCGTCCGCCTGTTCGCCGAGGAGAACCCGGACGGCGCCCGCCCCGAGCGCCGGATCGAGGAGATCACGGCGGCCGTCGAGGAGTTCGGCACCTATGAGCACACACCCGAGGAGCTGGCCTTCGGCGCGCGGGTCGCCTGGCGCAACGCGGACCGCTGCATCGGCCGGCTGTACTGGAACAACCTGACCGTGCGGGACCTGCGCCATCTGGAGCACCCCGACGACATCGCCCAGCACTGCTTCGAGCATCTGCGCAGCGCCACCAACGGCGGCCGGATACGCCCGGTCATCACCGTCTTCGCCCCGGACCGGCCCGGCCGCCCGGCGCCCAGGCTGCTCGGCGAGCAGCTGGTGCGCTACGCGGACGACCCGCGCAGCGCCTCGCGCGCCCAACTCGCCGCCGATCTGGGCTGGAAGGGCGGCGGGGAGCCGTTCGAGGTGCTGCCGCTGCTGGTGCAGGCCGCCCCGGACCAGGACCCGCAGTTCTACGAGGTGCCCGAGGACGCCGTGCTGGAGGTGGAGCTGACGCATCCTCAGCAACCGGGCTTCGCGGGGCTGGGCCTGCGCTGGTACGCGGTGCCGGCGGTCTGCGACATGAACCTGGAGATCGGCGGGATCACCTACCCGGCGGCGCCGTTCAACGGCTGGTACATGGGGACCGAGATCGGGTCCCGCAACCTCGGTGACACCGACCGCTACGACCTGCTCCCGGCGGTGGCGGACCTCTTCGGCCTGGACAGCAGCAACGAGCGCACCCTGTGGCGGGACCGGGCCCTGGTGGAGCTCAACCTGGCCGTCCTGCACTCCTTCCAGCAGGCCGGAGTGACCATCGCCGACCACCACACCGAGTCGGCGCGCTTCCTCACCCATGTCGAACGCGAACATGCCCGCGGCCGCGGCTGCCCGGTCGACTGGAGCTGGATCGTGCCGCCGCTGTCGGGTTCGGCGACGGCGGTCTTCCACCGCTACTACGACGCCCCGGATCCGGACCTGCGTCCGGCCTTCGTCCACCGGAGCACGGTCTGGCCCGCGTCCCTCGGCTGA